A single Vigna radiata var. radiata cultivar VC1973A chromosome 8, Vradiata_ver6, whole genome shotgun sequence DNA region contains:
- the LOC106772305 gene encoding coiled-coil domain-containing protein 115 isoform X1 — translation MEEEHQYSESSEELQTQKPDEEDQQLQHGYQIPGAEEKLVLQFMDSVHNYLSLFDTVSSTLRQGWFDLASARHSMGAARINSSLLDLKFHSAATTLKITNHDGTQPCFMLRKWVSSEEESTNELEDENVQPQDSSSVKSSAEVIMTKNLSGLAADNADIEKERSKSLSVFGVLISSKLRASQLSFEKALETLVEIANMQSSLLYSFHQLQNVEDTKE, via the exons ATGGAAGAAGAGCATCAATATTCTGAAAGTAGTGAAGAACTACAGACCCAGAAACCGGATGAAGAAGATCAACAGTTGCAGCATGGGTACCAAATACCTGGAGCTGAAGAGAAACTAGTATTACAATTTATGGATTCAGTGCATAACTACTTATCTCTCTTTGATACAGTGTCCTCCACACTTCGACAG GGATGGTTTGACTTGGCAAGTGCTCGACATTCCATGGGTGCTGCTCGTATTAATAGTTCTTTATTGGACCTGAAATTCCATTCAGCTGCCACAACATTGAAGATAACCAACCATGATG GTACACAACCATGCTTCATGTTACGTAAATGGGTATCCTCCGAAGAAGAGAGTACTAACGAGTTAGAAGACGAGAATGTCCAGCCACAAGATAGTAGTAGTGTGAAATCTTCCG CTGAGGTGATCATGACTAAGAATTTGTCAGGACTTGCAGCAGATAATGCTGAC ATTGAAAAGGAGAGATCCAAGTCCTTATCAGTTTTTGGAGTTTTAATATCGTCAAAGCTTCGAGCCTCCCAGCTATCATTTGAGAAAG CACTAGAGACACTCGTAGAAATAGCTAATATGCAATCGTCATTGTTATATTCTTTTCACCAACTTCAGAATGTGGAAGATACCAAAGAATGA
- the LOC106772305 gene encoding coiled-coil domain-containing protein 115 isoform X5, which translates to MEEEHQYSESSEELQTQKPDEEDQQLQHGYQIPGAEEKLVLQFMDSVHNYLSLFDTVSSTLRQGWFDLASARHSMGAARINSSLLDLKFHSAATTLKITNHDGTQPCFMLRKWVSSEEESTNELEDENVQPQDSSSVKSSDNADIEKERSKSLSVFGVLISSKLRASQLSFEKALETLVEIANMQSSLLYSFHQLQNVEDTKE; encoded by the exons ATGGAAGAAGAGCATCAATATTCTGAAAGTAGTGAAGAACTACAGACCCAGAAACCGGATGAAGAAGATCAACAGTTGCAGCATGGGTACCAAATACCTGGAGCTGAAGAGAAACTAGTATTACAATTTATGGATTCAGTGCATAACTACTTATCTCTCTTTGATACAGTGTCCTCCACACTTCGACAG GGATGGTTTGACTTGGCAAGTGCTCGACATTCCATGGGTGCTGCTCGTATTAATAGTTCTTTATTGGACCTGAAATTCCATTCAGCTGCCACAACATTGAAGATAACCAACCATGATG GTACACAACCATGCTTCATGTTACGTAAATGGGTATCCTCCGAAGAAGAGAGTACTAACGAGTTAGAAGACGAGAATGTCCAGCCACAAGATAGTAGTAGTGTGAAATCTTCCG ATAATGCTGAC ATTGAAAAGGAGAGATCCAAGTCCTTATCAGTTTTTGGAGTTTTAATATCGTCAAAGCTTCGAGCCTCCCAGCTATCATTTGAGAAAG CACTAGAGACACTCGTAGAAATAGCTAATATGCAATCGTCATTGTTATATTCTTTTCACCAACTTCAGAATGTGGAAGATACCAAAGAATGA
- the LOC106772305 gene encoding coiled-coil domain-containing protein 115 isoform X2 translates to MEEEHQYSESSEELQTQKPDEEDQQLQHGYQIPGAEEKLVLQFMDSVHNYLSLFDTVSSTLRQGWFDLASARHSMGAARINSSLLDLKFHSAATTLKITNHDGTQPCFMLRKWVSSEEESTNELEDENVQPQDSSSVKSSEVIMTKNLSGLAADNADIEKERSKSLSVFGVLISSKLRASQLSFEKALETLVEIANMQSSLLYSFHQLQNVEDTKE, encoded by the exons ATGGAAGAAGAGCATCAATATTCTGAAAGTAGTGAAGAACTACAGACCCAGAAACCGGATGAAGAAGATCAACAGTTGCAGCATGGGTACCAAATACCTGGAGCTGAAGAGAAACTAGTATTACAATTTATGGATTCAGTGCATAACTACTTATCTCTCTTTGATACAGTGTCCTCCACACTTCGACAG GGATGGTTTGACTTGGCAAGTGCTCGACATTCCATGGGTGCTGCTCGTATTAATAGTTCTTTATTGGACCTGAAATTCCATTCAGCTGCCACAACATTGAAGATAACCAACCATGATG GTACACAACCATGCTTCATGTTACGTAAATGGGTATCCTCCGAAGAAGAGAGTACTAACGAGTTAGAAGACGAGAATGTCCAGCCACAAGATAGTAGTAGTGTGAAATCTTCCG AGGTGATCATGACTAAGAATTTGTCAGGACTTGCAGCAGATAATGCTGAC ATTGAAAAGGAGAGATCCAAGTCCTTATCAGTTTTTGGAGTTTTAATATCGTCAAAGCTTCGAGCCTCCCAGCTATCATTTGAGAAAG CACTAGAGACACTCGTAGAAATAGCTAATATGCAATCGTCATTGTTATATTCTTTTCACCAACTTCAGAATGTGGAAGATACCAAAGAATGA
- the LOC106772305 gene encoding coiled-coil domain-containing protein 115 isoform X3 — protein MEEEHQYSESSEELQTQKPDEEDQQLQHGYQIPGAEEKLVLQFMDSVHNYLSLFDTVSSTLRQGWFDLASARHSMGAARINSSLLDLKFHSAATTLKITNHDGTQPCFMLRKWVSSEEESTNELEDENVQPQDSSSVKSSGLAADNADIEKERSKSLSVFGVLISSKLRASQLSFEKALETLVEIANMQSSLLYSFHQLQNVEDTKE, from the exons ATGGAAGAAGAGCATCAATATTCTGAAAGTAGTGAAGAACTACAGACCCAGAAACCGGATGAAGAAGATCAACAGTTGCAGCATGGGTACCAAATACCTGGAGCTGAAGAGAAACTAGTATTACAATTTATGGATTCAGTGCATAACTACTTATCTCTCTTTGATACAGTGTCCTCCACACTTCGACAG GGATGGTTTGACTTGGCAAGTGCTCGACATTCCATGGGTGCTGCTCGTATTAATAGTTCTTTATTGGACCTGAAATTCCATTCAGCTGCCACAACATTGAAGATAACCAACCATGATG GTACACAACCATGCTTCATGTTACGTAAATGGGTATCCTCCGAAGAAGAGAGTACTAACGAGTTAGAAGACGAGAATGTCCAGCCACAAGATAGTAGTAGTGTGAAATCTTCCG GACTTGCAGCAGATAATGCTGAC ATTGAAAAGGAGAGATCCAAGTCCTTATCAGTTTTTGGAGTTTTAATATCGTCAAAGCTTCGAGCCTCCCAGCTATCATTTGAGAAAG CACTAGAGACACTCGTAGAAATAGCTAATATGCAATCGTCATTGTTATATTCTTTTCACCAACTTCAGAATGTGGAAGATACCAAAGAATGA
- the LOC106772305 gene encoding coiled-coil domain-containing protein 115 isoform X4, producing the protein MEEEHQYSESSEELQTQKPDEEDQQLQHGYQIPGAEEKLVLQFMDSVHNYLSLFDTVSSTLRQGWFDLASARHSMGAARINSSLLDLKFHSAATTLKITNHDGTQPCFMLRKWVSSEEESTNELEDENVQPQDSSSVKSSADNADIEKERSKSLSVFGVLISSKLRASQLSFEKALETLVEIANMQSSLLYSFHQLQNVEDTKE; encoded by the exons ATGGAAGAAGAGCATCAATATTCTGAAAGTAGTGAAGAACTACAGACCCAGAAACCGGATGAAGAAGATCAACAGTTGCAGCATGGGTACCAAATACCTGGAGCTGAAGAGAAACTAGTATTACAATTTATGGATTCAGTGCATAACTACTTATCTCTCTTTGATACAGTGTCCTCCACACTTCGACAG GGATGGTTTGACTTGGCAAGTGCTCGACATTCCATGGGTGCTGCTCGTATTAATAGTTCTTTATTGGACCTGAAATTCCATTCAGCTGCCACAACATTGAAGATAACCAACCATGATG GTACACAACCATGCTTCATGTTACGTAAATGGGTATCCTCCGAAGAAGAGAGTACTAACGAGTTAGAAGACGAGAATGTCCAGCCACAAGATAGTAGTAGTGTGAAATCTTCCG CAGATAATGCTGAC ATTGAAAAGGAGAGATCCAAGTCCTTATCAGTTTTTGGAGTTTTAATATCGTCAAAGCTTCGAGCCTCCCAGCTATCATTTGAGAAAG CACTAGAGACACTCGTAGAAATAGCTAATATGCAATCGTCATTGTTATATTCTTTTCACCAACTTCAGAATGTGGAAGATACCAAAGAATGA